From Aptenodytes patagonicus chromosome 1, bAptPat1.pri.cur, whole genome shotgun sequence, one genomic window encodes:
- the TMEM243 gene encoding transmembrane protein 243: MEGFAARSYGTGGPDNRPLFGETSARDRVINLVVGGLTSLLLVVTLISAFVFPQLPPKPVNIFFAFCISLCCISAGILIYWYRQGDLEPKFRNLIYYILFSIVMLCICANLYFHEVGK; this comes from the exons ATGGAGGGCTTCGCCGCCCGCAGCTACGGCACCGGCGGGCCGGACAACCGGCCGCTCTTCGGGGAGACCTCGGCCAGG GACAGAGTCATCAATCTAGTTGTTGGCGGCTTAACGTCCTTGCTGCTTGTA GTCACTCTAATCAGTGCTTTTGTCTTCCCGCAACTACCTCCAAAACCTGTgaatatattttttgctttctgcatctCCTTGTGTTGCATTTCTGCTGGCATACTT ATCTACTGGTATCGACAAGGAGACCTGGAACCTAAATTTAGGAACCTAatttactatattttattttctatcgTCATGTTATGTATATGTGCCAACCTGTACTTCCACGAAGTGGGTAAATGA